The Octadecabacter arcticus 238 genome contains a region encoding:
- a CDS encoding DNA polymerase III subunit delta' — MAIAPQDLPRPDQIEGAPHPSEAAILFGQSRAEADFLDAFTSGRLHSGWLISGPQGVGKATLAWRMAAFLLSQPLAADDDMFGAPPAPISLDVDDDNGDLRLLRAGAHPRLFVVRRTMNVTESGLQDQITMAALRGHKGGPNKLMEFLHQSAADGGRRVVIIDCADEMNPSVANSILKVLEEPPKNTFFLLVSHQPSRLLPTIRSRCRILRCGLLGADDVTAALAQADIVVDRGDALTALSGGSVGEAIRLTNLDGLSLYSDLIFLFNGLPNFDRPRALKLADSCIGKAGATRFALTLDLIDKFLARAARAGLQGPPTTQAATGEALLLAKLAPHDAAARAWATLAQEVTERTRHGKAVNLDPAALILDTLFKIEKAAQDVAPV; from the coding sequence ATGGCCATCGCGCCGCAAGACCTCCCTCGCCCCGACCAAATCGAAGGCGCGCCGCATCCGTCGGAGGCCGCGATCCTGTTTGGCCAATCCCGCGCTGAGGCCGATTTTCTTGACGCATTCACGTCTGGCCGGTTGCATTCCGGCTGGCTGATCAGCGGACCGCAAGGCGTCGGCAAAGCCACGCTCGCATGGCGCATGGCCGCGTTTTTGTTGTCCCAGCCCTTGGCGGCTGATGATGACATGTTCGGCGCACCGCCCGCGCCCATAAGCCTAGATGTCGACGATGATAATGGTGATCTGCGATTGCTGCGCGCCGGTGCACATCCACGTCTGTTTGTTGTTCGTCGCACGATGAATGTCACCGAAAGCGGCCTGCAAGACCAGATCACCATGGCGGCGCTGCGCGGTCATAAGGGTGGCCCCAACAAGCTGATGGAATTTTTGCATCAAAGTGCGGCGGATGGTGGTCGCCGTGTCGTCATCATTGATTGCGCAGACGAGATGAACCCCTCGGTCGCCAACTCCATCTTGAAGGTTCTTGAAGAGCCGCCAAAGAACACGTTCTTTCTGCTGGTGTCGCACCAACCGTCCCGTCTGCTGCCGACGATCCGGTCACGCTGCCGGATATTGCGCTGCGGGTTGTTGGGAGCAGATGATGTGACGGCAGCCCTTGCGCAGGCCGATATTGTGGTGGATCGCGGTGATGCGCTGACAGCACTTTCGGGCGGTTCTGTGGGCGAGGCGATTAGGCTGACCAACCTAGACGGGCTTTCGTTGTATTCAGATTTGATATTTCTGTTTAATGGCTTGCCTAACTTTGACCGACCCCGCGCCCTGAAACTCGCGGACAGCTGTATTGGCAAGGCGGGTGCCACACGTTTCGCGCTGACCCTCGATTTGATCGATAAATTTCTTGCCCGCGCCGCCCGCGCCGGATTGCAGGGGCCGCCAACAACGCAGGCCGCAACGGGTGAGGCATTGTTGTTGGCTAAACTCGCGCCTCATGACGCCGCCGCCCGCGCTTGGGCGACATTGGCGCAAGAGGTAACAGAACGCACGCGTCACGGCAAAGCGGTCAATCTTGACCCTGCCGCCCTCATCCTTGATACGCTATTTAAGATCGAAAAGGCTGCGCAGGACGTGGCCCCCGTTTAA